In Calonectris borealis chromosome 8, bCalBor7.hap1.2, whole genome shotgun sequence, a single genomic region encodes these proteins:
- the RNASEL gene encoding 2-5A-dependent ribonuclease, translating to MEPTAHNQQEASIPSSMETAEDLALKLNFAVRNGNREDVLELLEKGADVNSKAGEGGWTPLQSAVQANEEDLVRLLLDKGACPHARKDNGGTAFTEAAIAGNVNILELLLDRGLNINDHDDNGFTAFMEAAWYGRKEALKFLYSKGANVNLRRAASEEKAKLHKGGATALMDACRERHFSAVETLVQEMGADVNICDNRGRNALIHALKKGGAKERYESAVSIGHFLLDHGVDVNSKDECGKSALILAVEMRSPDLVKALLEKGEIDIDDADEKGNTALMVAVEENDYNIANLLCEEGARTDVGNLIAVANRNRACDMARLLRRYNAMLVPETLKDWEPNSKCWRDQLKKLYKMYRPMIGKLKIFQHTQQRIQNTSQGSIYLGFHGGTEVAVKISHSTEGDKEKTFFEQCGNCEHLLKLFQFEEKGGYMYLCFPLWEKNLEEHLQEPEDQMDYKDTLRMIFQAVRELHSLGFAHQDLHPSNFFIDLGGKIYLADFDNKRKLIEGNKELVNSDLEALSRLVLYVLKGGRKPLQQVSTEDLAANSPDYREALDLVGSLVSHDERGLEGLSKHPYFWSKQTRFKFLKSIWNKIKDLPKRKAVFQAPNATESFPYPLWTEKIDEDVLYIMEHPRKGRTFCYGNDVTDLLRFIRNLDEHPDIRISNKIGDHAEYFLKLFPALTIYVYNSLRQNPEYSCFADIQDLSL from the exons AGGAGGCATCTATCCCTTCCAGCATGGAGACAGCAGAAGACCTTGCCCTCAAGTTAAATTTTGCTGTGAGGAACGGGAATAGAGAAGatgtgctggagctgctggagaaaggGGCAGATGTGAACTCCAAAGCTGGAGAAGGTGGCTGGACACCACTGCAGAGTGCTGTGCAAGCTAACGAGGAGGACCTGGTCCGGCTTCTGCTGGATAAGGGTGCTTGTCCACATGCCAGGAAGGACAATGGTGGCACAGCATTTACTGAGGCAGCGATAGCAGGAAACGTGAATATACTGGAGCTGCTCCTTGATCGTGGGTTAAATATTAATGACCATGACGACAACGGCTTCACAGCTTTCATGGAGGCTGCATGGTATGGGAGGAAGGAAGCCTTGAAATTCCTGTATAGCAAAGGAGCAAACGTGAATTTGAGGAGGGCAGCTAGTGAGGAGAAAGCGAAACTCCATAAAGGAGGTGCGACAGCGCTGATGGATGCTTGTAGGGAGCGCCACTTCTCGGCTGTAGAAACTCTTGTCCAAGAGATGGGGGCTGACGTGAACATCTGTGACAACAGGGGTAGGAATGCCTTGATCCATGCTCTCAAGAAGGGTGGTGCCAAGGAAAGGTATGAGTCAGCTGTCTCCATAGGCCATTTCCTGCTGGACCACGGCGTTGATGTGAACAGCAAAGACGAATGTGGGAAAAGTGCCCTCATCCTAGCTGTTGAAATGCGGAGCCCAGATTTGGTAAAAGCTTTACTGGAGAAGGGTGAAATAGATATTGATGATGCAGACGAGAAGGGCAACACAGCACTGATGGTGGCTGTAGAGGAAAACGATTACAATATAGCGAATTTGTTGTGTGAAGAAGGAGCAAGGACTGATGTTGGGAATCTTATCGCTGTTGCGAACAGGAACCGTGCTTGTGACATGGCACGTCTTCTTCGCCGGTATAATGCCATGTTAGTTCCAGAAACCCTCAAAGACTGGGAGCCAAACAGCAAATGCTGGAGGGACCAGCTGAAAAAGCTTTATAAGATGTATCGGCCTATGATCGGCAAACTGAAGATATTTCAACACACCCAGCAGAGAATTCAGAACACTTCCCAGGGTAGCATCTACCTGGGGTTCCACGGTGGGACGGAGGTAGCAGTAAAAATTAGCCACAGTACAGAGGGTGACAAAGAGAAAACCTTCTTCGAACAATGTGGTAACTGTGAACATCTACTGAAGCTCTTCCAGTTTGAGGAGAAGGGAGGCTACATGTACTTGTGCTTCCCGCTCTGGGAGAAAAACCTTGAAGAACATCTGCAGGAACCAGAAGACCAAATGGATTACAAAGACACTCTGAGGATGATCTTCCAGGCAGTGAGAGAGCTGCACTCCCTCGGATTTGCTCACCAGGATCTGCATCCCAGCAACTTTTTCATAG ATTTAGGTGGCAAAATTTACTTGGCAGACTTTGATAATAAAAGAAAGTTGATTGAAGGCAACAAAGAACTTGTAAACTCAGATTTAGAG GCCCTCAGCAGGCTCGTGCTGTATGTTTTAAAAGGGGGTAGGAAACCCCTTCAGCAAGTCAGTACCGAGGATTTGGCTGCCAATTCCCCAGATTACAGGGAGGCTCTGGACCTTGTAGGTAGCCTGGTCTCTCATGATGAACGAGGCTTGGAAGGTTTGAGCAAACATCCCTATTTCTGGAGCAAACAGAC CAGGTTCAAGTTCCTGAAGAGTATATGGAATAAAATCAAAGATCTCCCCAAACGAAAAGCTGTCTTTCAAGCCCCTAATGCTACTGAAAGTTTTCCTTACCCGTTGTGGACCGAGAAG attgaCGAAGATGTTCTGTATATCATGGAACATCCTAGGAAAGGAAGAACATTCTGCTATGGAAACGATGTCACTGACCTACTGAGGTTCATCAGAAACCTGGATGAACATCCAGATATCAG GATCAGCAACAAAATAGGAGACCATGCTGAGTATTTCTTGAAGCTTTTTCCAGCACTTACCATTTATGTCTATAACAGTTTACGCCAGAATCCCGAATACAGTTGCTTTGCAGACATTCAGGACCTTTCTCTGTAG